Genomic window (Lycium barbarum isolate Lr01 chromosome 2, ASM1917538v2, whole genome shotgun sequence):
agttcaaatgttaaataggcatcacaagttctttttggtggctctgatggaaccttttcagcaTCAGAGACAGATTCagaaatatagaaagagacttGGAATGCCTTATGCTAATTTAAACCGTAATGGTAAAATTTGGTTTTTTTTGTTCAACATAATATAGATGTTGAGGTTCTTTTGGATACTGAACAATCCATTACTGTAAAGCTGAAATTTCTAGAATTGGATAGAGAGTGGTTATAATGGTATATGCTAAATGTTCAGAAGTGGAGAGATTGCAGTTATGGGATAGTTTATACTTCTTGGCTAGCAACATGACATGTCCTTGGTTGATTGGTGGAGATTTCAATGTTAtattgaatgaagaagaaaaaataggaggTTTACCAGTATTGCCAtaagaatatgaagattttgcctTCTGTTTGAATTCTTGTGAGTTGTATGAGATGCCTTTTAAAGGGAGTCCTtgcacttggtggaatggtagggtTGCCAATGACTAAATTTTCAAGAGGTTGGATAGGATTGTACATAATGAATCATTCCAGAATTGGTTTGGACATCTTGAAGTGGAATATTTGTCAAggactggttctgatcatgcaccattACTTGTATCTTGTGGAGATCAAGTGGATAATTTTATCAAACCATTCAGATTTCTTAAATTCTGGGTGGAGCATGATACTTTTCTTGACTTTATTAAGAAGCAATGGGAAGCAGACTTATCTGGTGatgttttttttcctttaaacTCAAAATGAAGAAACTGAAAATTGCTTTAAGTACATGAAGTACGGCTACTTTTGATGACATTTTTAAGCAACTAGTGATCAGGGAGGATATAGTGAAGATTAAAGAGCATTTATTTGAGGAGAACCCATCTAAAGAAAATAGAATGGTCATGCAAAGGGCTCAAGCTGAACTTAAACTGTATCTTCACTATGAGGAAgaattctggaggcaaaaagcTGGGATGGACTGTATCTCAGAAGGAGATAAAATACAAGGTTTTCTCATAGTCTggtaaaaggaagaaggaaaagaaTCCAGATCAAGAGGATTTAAGATGCAGATGGAAATTGGCTGGAGGATGCTGATAGAGTTGCTGGTGAAGCTGTTAACTTTTTTCACAAGCAATTTACTCATGAGGAGGTTAGTAAAGATTCTCCAATTCTTAATCATATTCCTGAACTGATTAGAGAGGAGGATAATATGCTACTTGCTGAACAACCTACAATAGAGAAAGTACACAAGGCTGTGTTTGAATTAAATGGGGATAGTACTTGTGGCCCTGATGGATTTTCTAGGAtcttttatcagaagtgttgggaggtgatCAAGGCTGATGTATTTAGTGTTGTTAAAGCTTTCTTTGATGCTCAGACTCTTCCCAAGTCAATCACTCAAACTAATCTAGTTTTGCTGCCAAAGAAGAATGTTGTTGAGTCTTTCtctgatatgagacctataagtcTTAGCAACTTTATCAATAAGGTCATATCTAGAGTAGTTCATGATAGATTGGACAAGTTACTTTCAAGGGTGATATCTCCAAATCAATCAGGCTTTGTCAAGGGTAGGAATATAATtgagaatgtattgttgacacaagaaattgtaactgatataaggaagagaggaaaaccagcaaatgttgTAACTAAGTTGGATATGAcaaaagcatatgatagggtctcatgGTTATATCTTTGTAAAGTGTTGAAGAAGATAGGATTTTCTGCAGCTTTTATTGACCTTATATGGAGGTTGgtggcaaataattggtattctatTCTTTTAAATGGTCAGGCACATGGTTTCTTTCACTCTACAAGGGGTGTCAAGCAGGGTGATCCACTCTCTCTTACTCTTTTCATCATAGATGCAGAAGTTCTTTCAAGAGCTTTAAACTCTTTGTTTGATCAGCCTGGTTTTGTTGGTTATGGGATGCCAAAGTAGTGTGCTGAactgaatcatctggcatatgcagatgacacaatcATCTTTTCTGCTGCTGACAATTACTCTTTACAGATGATCATGGATACTCTTcaagaatatgagaaaatatctGGACAGCTGGTAAACAAGAGAAAAAGTTCTTTTTACATGTTCAGCAAAGTTTCAAATGAGTTGAGTCAGCAGGTTGCAGCAGTAACAGGATTTATGAGAGGgcaatttccttttacatatcttggagtaccAATTACTCATGCTAGGAAAAGGAAAGTGGATTATACTGAGTTATTGAAGAAAGTCAAAGACAGGTTCCAAACTTGGAAAGGAAAATTACTGTCTTATGGTGGAAAAGTAGTGTTGATTACAAGTGTCCTTCAAAGTATCCCAATTATGTTTTATCTGCTATAaggcctcctaaatgtgttatTAAAGAACTATACAAGATCTTTGCAaggttcttttggaataataaggaggaaGGAATATGCAGACACTGGTCATCTTGGCTTAACATGTGCTTTATAAACATGAAGGAGGGTTGGGTTTCAGGTTTATTTATGACATGTCCAAAGCCTTATGTGCTAAACTTTAGTGGAATTTTAGAACCACTAATTCACTTTGGGCTAATTTCATGTGGAACAAATACTGTAAGAAGCAAATTCCTCAGGTGGTTCGATGGAAGGGAGGTTCAcaagtctggaagatgatgttggaagcaagggaaagtattgagcaggaaatctggtgggagccaaagattggaagttcaaacatctggtttgataattggattAAGTTAGGTGCTCTCAGCTATATGGTTCCCCAGTCCTAGCATACCAATGATCATGCTGAAGATGTTTCTGAGCTTATTTCAAATGGAAGATGGGATATTAACAAGCTCATGCAGCTGTTTCCTAAAGATATAGTGCAGCATATAACATAGGAAATTGATATTAAatatgcatcaaatgaatgggacagatcttggtggatgatgacaagtacATGAAGGTTCacagtaagtagtgcatgggAGCTATTAAGACAAAAAGCTAATGTAACAgtgccatttcagaatatgtggatTAAAGGTGTGCCTTTTAAAATCTCATTCTTCTTGTGGAGATTGTGAATGTTTAAAGTGCCAATTGATGAAGTGGTGGCAAGTATTGGCATTCCTATAGTTTCAAAGTGTTGTTGCTGCCATACTGCTAAGAATGAGACTATTAACCATCTGTTTCTGTGTGGAGATTTGGCTACTAAGGTATGGAGTGTATTTAATGCAGGGGCTGGATTCAGCATGAATTATATTCAGGTGAAACATGCCATTAGAAAttggtgggaagcaaaatgccaTTACAAACTAAAGATAATATACAAAGCAGTTCCTGCTTTCATtgtgtggcaaatatggaagtggagaaacaataggCTACATGATGGCAATATGAGTCTGAATAAAGTGATATATGAAATAAATCTGAACATTTACATGTTATGTAAAGTTCAGTTTCCTGGGCTAAATATTCCATCTAGATGGCATCAGATCATTCAATTTTTTGAAGGGTATAAATCAACTATTATCTGCAAAGTTATTAAATGGATGAGACCTGCAGCTGGAATCTacaagtgtaatactgatggagctgctaaaggaaatccaggGCCAAGTTCTGCTGCATTTTGTATCAGAAATGAAGATGGTGATCTGGTGTATGCAGCTGCTAAAACTCTGATTGATGGATCAAATATAGTTGCTGAGGCTGAGGCTATCAGAATGGGTCTGATGTACTGTGTGGAAAAGCAACTTTTTCCATTGATTATAGAGACtgattccatgaccatgaagaTGATTATCAATGCTGAATGGAAGATCCCTTGGAGCATTTCAATGTTGGTGGATGATATCAAAAGACTGATGGCAGATCAAAGAGTGACTGTGGATCATATACACAGAGAAGGAAATGGACTTGCAAACTTTTTACCTAactttgtttttgattttgcaggtgcagttcagtttcataattttcaggaattaccaagtcaagctaagaagattttgaatttggaaaatttAGGAATTCCTAACTTGAGAGTAAGAACTCTACAAGACAAAGCACCAGATTAAAGTCCTTGAATCTAGTTCTACAAACTATTTCTAAGTACAGAATTTCTTCAGACTGTGAGTTATTGCAGCATAtgtattagggtggtatcagtgtgcttctcatgctcattccttaatatACATATTGTGATTCTCATGATATAAGtagcatgtcacgacccaaccccgtaggccgtgactagtgcccgagttggacactcatattatctgttaactgtagtcatttgcaattagcatgtcatgatctcatttgtacataaaacgggtaggacgttattttaaagctgtcaagttttgtatgtcttagacacctgtctcctgaggagttgcactttttaaacaacaacatatatatatatatatatattcctacgcaagccgacaaggctgccacgatatacaaaataataaacatacatatatatgcaagccgacaaggctgccattacgaatggttACGCCCCAAGcataagtcatagacataaaacgAATCAAcgactacaaacagacccacaccgatgtccacagacctctaagagtaatgaccgtatcatatggcgagacagggccccgccgtacccaaacaaacacatatgaatacaacataagggagttataccacaagctaggctccgcaACAAGGGAgaagtccaaaatagctgaataggtatcctaagctggcggatctccgaaacgagcgtctgtacctgcgggcatgaacgcagccccccgaagaaagggggtcagtacggaatatgtactgagcatgtaaagcttgaaacatagtaatagacttatattgagacaaggtatataggactcagtgcaacaaccagaatttcttaaaaacttgcctttgaacacatttcgtctgtatcattctcatatcagtgttattatagagttttgtaatcaaagctgcataatcattccgtatataacatatataacgtgtcccgaccctttaatgagggactcggtaattaaaatcatatcaccataaacataaacatatatgtgtcccggccctttaatgagggactcggtaataaggaatatatgccctcctggccaccgtttccatgtcatcatatcattatatcaccatatcatcatgtcatcatatatatatataacgtgtcccgaccctttaatgagggactcggtaataatatagtaaacatgcgcacgaaaacgtatcctggcccgggactcagtgaaggatataacggtaagcacgagcagaataataagcaaccacatatatgcaattcatctttttggactcaatggataagaaactaaccagctctaaagtgttaaaataatattcattttcagttcatttcaagtctcataacaacctattacaagaaacgtttcagatttcatgtacatatatcactttaatttggtgtagcttttgaaagtcaagaatGTCTCTAATGGTGCAATCCTttaggaataggaactttcatacattattcattagtcactcatattgtaggcacatgacaatggccttaatgaaatatagaatcataagtcatgcatggaactagagaatagaatttaccccaaggttcatatcgtttcatacttacgtctaggacatgccaaaagaaagggggaatgggctttacatacctttagcgtttagttgtattctaactcgtacttgctgcccaaaaacacttattctatatcaagatatgaataactacaattagtctacaagggaattcaatacgtattttgacgctcacaattcctttctaacatttaaacgacgtgtcgttcgcattcaaaccaactagcgttacaagctaacattgctaatcgttctttcatatattaatcaaaacttgtttaaacatgacttagggagcttgggcagtccctacaccattcaaactgtttcatacacacggctaaacaacacacatagcatttccattctcacttagcaattttccagttttaacttgcaacaacaacaacacgtttaatgacattactttcatgattcttggaactgttttaacctcgttttcattcctacaacagcccaccatcatttcagtttcaacttgaatcaatgcactttattttcactaaacgtttgcaacaagaatcaacatttaacacacacaaattcacttctaacatcaaaactgtccacggttttggactgcctatacacttcaacataattcatttctttaactcctcaattcacatattcaacatgcatacaatacaccaaaatgtccataacaacaacaatccaaatgtgacacaaaacagtccctaaatctcccctaaaacagtccctttttcacggctacaacccccttcccacgatttcatgatttttatccgtttatccaactacaatacattcaatccattcccaatacatgttcaagaagataaagcatgacttcattagaaccttcaacacacggctaattttcaaatcaagaaaaacagcccaatatccaacatgcaacatcacaaccaacttctacaatctttgttcatttacctatgttggtacatattcaattcatcaacaatacatgcaaaatgaaatgaatcatgacttcacctcactcacggctcactctctacttcaactacaacaacaatccaacaacaacatgcatgaactatacattcaaatcatcatacaacacaagaacaataagcattcttacctttcaatcttgttcttcaccttggccgaaacttcaactctattgaggtgctacacttccttgtttcttttcaacaactactacctATTCTTGTAAACTAAATGAGGAGTTTATGTGAGGAATAAAGctgatttttttttggattgaactcacctcaccactctcggctagctctagccgagagcttctctttctctcactatgtatttccaacttgtaagtgttgaaatgagttgaatgtggagtgaatcagatttttcacattatgtattcactccatattttggccatgtgtactacactaacttgggtcaagaatctttgaccactccattattctacacggccaaacatggctttaaataatgggctgatatttttgttcccaatcccacttattaatctaaccatggttaatttaatccccattttccattaatactttcatgccaacgaaattgtaggtgaattgtgactcgaaacgaaaccggaagttaaaatctctacttcgtatcttaagatagtcttgtatttaacttgtcgcgtttattttaaaacgtcccaatgtatgaaaatatgggatataacatagCAGACTGTACTGGTTATGGATCAAGCAAGATAGTGTCCTGGTTTTCATGCAGAAGGTGATATACACAGCAATATACAACTACTTTCAAGAttgcctgaagaatgattcatTTGACTTGATGCTTTCCACCTGTGATACTTTTAAGGTGTGATAGAAGATATCACGCCAAGGCTCTTGGATTCTAGTTTATGATAATCTGTTGATGTCTACTTTTGCTGGCCATAAGTCACTagattttcctttcttttgttttcttttattttatttggattaATCTTGTTAGATTGATCTTTTCTTATTTTCTGTTATTTGCTTTTAGATGGATCAATCTCTTCTCGATTGATGTGTACATATTCTCTTTATCAATAAAACTCCACCTTAATGGTGGCCTTTGCTTAAAAAAAATATCTTAGAAATTActtattatgtgtttaattatggctacaattgaaataatcaattgattagtcaattaaggccataattgaaatagccattttcatgatttattctAATTGAGGCCATATTTGCAAATTTAGTCTCTTTATGCAGTTAGCCGTGTCTTTAATTTGATTGATTAGTTAAttttggccataattgaaatgtttAATTGAATAGGAACTTTCAATTTTGGTTATTTATTAAATGGTCACATTTTTCCCCTAGCTGTATACactatatacatgaatatacacaagtATACGAATATACTCATTTATATCATGTATATACAAGAAAGGTGGGCCATTTCCTTTTATTATTAAACCGGCCGAACCCAGTCCATTAGAACTTGACTTGGCCCAGTAACgaagaacatatatatatatgaccaagCAACTAAATAGACCTTTGGTCTTTTTGCTTCAGCGAACAACAGTTCCATGAAAACCCTAGGCGCCGCCAAGAGGTGATTTGCCTCTCTCCTGCGTCATCATACCATTTTTGGCAAAGTGGCAGGTGTATGATGATTTTCTCAGTCCTTGCATAGCCGAATCGAGCAAATCATTAATGCTCCATTCTCTTTCATTCAAGACTACAACCAAATAAGGTATTACTTTGCTTTTTCTTTCACTTTTCTGCAAATCAACGGTCGAAGTAGTACGTTTTCTTAATGGTTTTTGTCTTGAGGAAATTTTGAATCCTCAAACCTCATTGGTTTGATTGTAACTGTGAGGATCCGTTAGGGTTGATTGAGATCTAGCCTTTTATTTGTTGTTTGCTCTTAATCTGAGCCGCACAATGTTGGATTGTGAGGAACAAGTCTGAATTTTTGACTTGTCCCATATCAAATTGAATTCGTGTTTCTCTGACTTGTCCCATATCGAATTAAATTTAGGTTTCTCTGATTTTTaaggttctataaatagaacccccaaTCCTTCACAACAGACAGAGAATATCATCCATCGAATTGAATTCGGGTTTCTCTAATTTTTGGAATCCTTCACAACAGACAGAGAATATCATCCATCAAATTGAATTCAGGTTTCTCTAATTTTGGAATCCTTCACAACAGACAGATAATATCATCCATATTCACAAAAACACTCAAATTATCTAAGTTTTGGTACTTTGCTTTGAAACTTTAATTATTCGGGTTAAGTCTAAAATTTTAAGTATTTTCTTTGATTTTGTGGCTTGAGTTTGAGGCTTGTGGAGCAAAGGAATCTCCAAGTTCTATTCTCGACCAAGGCTACACTCAAAAGAGCTAATATTGATTATGTGTGTTTACTATTAGGTTAATTAGCCTGTTGAGCATGTTTAGTATTAGGTGTTTTTCTGGTTTTAGTTTAAAGTAATGTTATGTTAGTTTGTAGTCAATTGTATGGTTATTTGATGTAGTTCAAATCTTGAGTGTAATTTTAAATTAGTTAAATATTAGATAATCTTGTTATCAACCTATTAAGTATGATTAGTCCAATAGTTTCA
Coding sequences:
- the LOC132628715 gene encoding uncharacterized protein LOC132628715, whose amino-acid sequence is MVYAKCSEVERLQLWDSLYFLASNMTCPWLIGGDFNVILNEEEKIGGLPGVLALGGMVGLPMTKFSRGWIGLYIMNHSRIGLDILKWNICQGLVLIMHHYLYLVEIKWIILSNHSDFLNSGWSMILFLTLLRSNGKQTYLQLVIREDIVKIKEHLFEENPSKENRMVMQRAQAELKLYLHYEEEFWRQKAGMDYGNWLEDADRVAGEAVNFFHKQFTHEEVSKDSPILNHIPELIREEDNMLLAEQPTIEKVHKAVFELNGDSTCGPDGFSRIFYQKCWEVIKADVFSVVKAFFDAQTLPKSITQTNLVLLPKKNVVESFSDMRPISLSNFINKVISRVVHDRLDKLLSRVISPNQSGFVKGRNIIENAHGFFHSTRGVKQGDPLSLTLFIIDAEVLSRALNSLFDQPDDTIIFSAADNYSLQMIMDTLQEYEKISGQLVNKRKSSFYMFSKVSNELSQQVAAVTGFMRGQFPFTYLGVPITHARKRKVDYTELLKKVKDRWDINKLMQLFPKDIVQHIT